In one window of Clupea harengus chromosome 4, Ch_v2.0.2, whole genome shotgun sequence DNA:
- the pdyn gene encoding proenkephalin-B encodes MEWYVCVLVLILSAPTLAAADCASRCLKCAQELPRADTSVDSVTCTLECEGALASSWELNKCERILNPQSESFTTDDEHSVPDDTEDNQESTLPSLVKRYGGFIKRIDKNKLSLKSPWYDNAILKELFAKKLGDPVGKFGVREAPEFVGGTEREDEASENDTGVYDDAALNPVKRYGGFLRKFPKRSESSEESNRQELQKRYGGFMRRIRPKLRWDNQKRYGGFLRRHFKLSVRSEEDPAYDDFGL; translated from the exons ATggagtggtatgtgtgtgtgctcgtgctgATCCTGAGCGCTCCAACCCTAGCAGCAGCTGACTGCGCCTCGCGCTGCCTGAAATGCGCGCAGGAGTTGCCCCGCGCGGACACATCCGTGGACAGCGTG ACTTGTACGTTAGAGTGCGAAGGGGCCCTCGCGAGTTCCTGGGAACTAAATAAATGTGAACGAATCCTCAACCCGCAGTCGGAGAGTTTCACTACCGATGATGAGCACAGCGTGCCTGACGACACGGAGGACAACCAAGAGTCTACTCTCCCTAGCCTTGTCAAGCGCTATGGTGGCTTCATCAAGCGGATTGATAAAAACAAACTTTCTCTCAAATCCCCTTGGTACGACAATGCTATTCTTAAAGAACTTTTCGCCAAGAAACTCGGTGACCCTGTTGGGAAATTTGGTGTGCGCGAGGCACCGGAATTCGTAGGGGGCACTGAGCGCGAGGATGAGGCATCAGAGAATGACACCGGAGTATATGACGACGCGGCCTTAAACCCTGTAAAACGCTACGGAGGATTTTTACGCAAATTTCCAAAGCGAAGCGAGTCCTCGGAGGAAAGCAACCGACAGGAGCTGCAGAAACGGTACGGAGGGTTCATGCGCAGGATTCGACCCAAGCTTAGGTGGGACAACCAGAAGAGATATGGCGGTTTTTTACGGCGTCACTTCAAACTCTCCGTGAGATCGGAGGAGGACCCTGCATATGATGACTTTGGTCTTTAG
- the gmeb2 gene encoding glucocorticoid modulatory element-binding protein 2 — translation MASSEVNMHVEEVVVVTTPDCVGQGNSVEEKSVLVTTDLEQSGEELTEHSPQTETVDTDILSIPKDALIVKLSEEVSVEAEVHYPITCGDSKAMLIWRKFVCPGINIKCVQYNEHLISPKEFVYLAGKSTLKDWKRAIRLNGAMLRKIMDSGELDFYQHSKLCSNTCRSTKIDLVGSRGSLSSQTSTDLTPHTPNTDVNGSPNPLSSEGCEDTTEWVTAIGEDTMTFWRNLKEAGLLEEVMLDLQKEMEEALKGLQERLQQPPLLVADAALLNNVVQSFGMLDLVKKVLAGHKSQMDRCREQYTRSLVALEQQCDEHRKRARELKSRSQTLSSVLMTLAPAATPTPPKRPRLTRAVSGPASITAHQSASLSNALVQSATSSAAATLPLTQLTGLSLGRMLSGHSPLLGGYTLVTSTGEGFPEGAGLTLLSSEPGSALPPAGATILKLLSPVQILTLPQITTSSITNPSQSTTALPPTTSTFTAVETVSAVTMETVTAAMETVSDVMETVSAAAVETVGSQAEDSGESEVKGEDTGEGAGSD, via the exons ATGGCATCTTCTGAGGTCAACATGCATGTGGAGGAGGTGGTTGTTGTGACAACGCCTGACTGTGTAGGACAAGGCAACTCTGTTGAGGAGAAGAGCGTGTTGGTCACGACGGACCTGGAGCAGTCTGG AGAGGagttgactgagcacagcccaCAGACAGAGACTGTGGACACAGACATCCTCTCCATCCCCAAAGATGCACTCATTG TGAAACTGTCTGAGGAGGTCTCTGTGGAGGCGGAGGTCCACTATCCCATCACCTGTGGGGACAGCAAGGCCATGCTGATATGGAGGAAGTTTGTGTGTCCCGGGATCAACATCAAGTGTGTgcag TACAATGAGCACCTCATCAGCCCTAAGGAGTTTGTTTACCTGGCTGGTAAATCCACCCTGAAGGACTGGAAGAGAGCCATACGACTCAACGGAGCCATGCtcag aaagATCATGGACTCAGGTGAGCTGGACTTCTATCAGCACTCCAAGCTGTGCTCCAACACGTGTCGCAGCACTAAGATCGACCTGGTGGGCAGCAGAGGCTCCTTGAGCAGCCAGACATCCACAGACctcacgccacacacacccaacacagacg TGAATGGATCTCCAAATCCGCTTAGCTCAGAGGGATGTGAAGACACCACAGAGTGGGTCACGGCTATaggag AAGACACCATGACCTTCTGGCGAAACCTGAAGGAGGCAGGTCTTCTGGAGGAAGTGATGTTGGATCTgcagaaggagatggaggaggcatTGAAGGGGCTGCAGGAGAGGCTGCAACAGCCCCCTCTGCTGGTCGCTG atGCAGCACTGCTTAATAATGTGGTGCAGAGCTTTGGCATGCTGGACCTGGTGAAGAAGGTGCTGGCCGGCCACAAGAGTCAGATGGATCGCTGCAGAGAGCAGTACACACGCAGCCTCGtgg ctctggaGCAGCAGTGTGACGAGCATCGCAAGCGAGCGCGggagctgaagagtcgctcccAGACGCTCAGCAGCGTCCTGATGACACTCGCCCCGGCAGCCACGCCCACTCCCCCCAAACGGCCACGCCTCACCCGTGCCGTCTCAGGGCCCGCCTCCATCACCGCCCACcaatcagcctctctctccaacGCTCTCGTCCAATCAGCAACCTCCTCTGCCGCGGCGACCCTGCCCTTAACGCAGCTGACCGGGCTCTCATTGGGCAGAATGCTGTCTGGCCACTCCCCCCTGCTGGGCGGCTACACGCTGGTGACCTCGACAGGGGAGGGGTTTCCCGAAGGGGCGGGTCTAACGTTGCTCAGCTCTGAGCCCGGCTCCGCCCTTCCTCCCGCGGGTGCCACCATCCTGAAGCTGTTGAGTCCCGTTCAGATCCTCACCCTCCCCCAGatcaccacctcctccatcaccaacCCCTCCCAGAGCACCACCGCgctcccccccaccacctccaccttcaCTGCCGTGGAGACCGTGTCCGCCGTGACCATGGAAACGGTGACGGCTGCCATGGAAACCGTGTCTGATGTCATGGAGACGGTGTCGGCTGCTGCTGTGGAAACGGTGGGGTCGCAGGCGGAGGACTCGGGAGAGtctgaggtcaaaggtgaggacacgggagagggggcggggtcagaCTGA